A region of Pyxidicoccus parkwaysis DNA encodes the following proteins:
- a CDS encoding SDR family NAD(P)-dependent oxidoreductase: MACRFPSADDPAEFWRNLAAGLNSVTEVPADRWDVGRWYSPDIAAPNRSTSRWGAFLRGFDRFDHAFFNVSPREARTMDPQQRLLLEETWHCIEDAGISVESLVRARTSVYVGAMAMDHYQSVYAPGVETESQSGAGAYACMMANRVSYHLGVSGESMTLDTACSSSLVALHQARRALLLGEADYCLVAGVSLDFSPWKYVSFGKARMLSPTGQCRTFDKDADGYVPGEGVGVILLQRLEDAERDGSRIHGVIRGSAVNHVGRAASLTAPRVGAQRDVILAACRDAEVEPESITYVEAHGTGTSLGDPVEVAALTEAFRTSTERSGFCAIGSVKTNIGHLEAAAGIAGLIKTLLMMRHERIPPTLNLQTLNPLIDFERSPFIPARVSQPWVRTNGEPLRAGVSSFGFGGVNSHVVVEEYRADGGRTAEDGTPFAFVLSARTEASLRELKARWAERVRAKDFDGAALRDACLTLQETGRSFKRRFGAVVRTPAELVMALTTEDAPPAGTAESPALFFGDVPAGGLAAARELHGCDPLFAVAFERLAAPLVQRGGWGSVEALLALGDSLPTELRPALALCVQCALAESLAQAGLSYRLLAGSTAAVLVASGALPFEEALRALLPGAAGARVTLRRPRRPCIHPVSGEVLEPWEADASMLRGLVSGFQVDGEGVRRAAAEARLLFGTQHTFSRHLEEWRHPLAAVGRTLESLLDGPPPGDERLAAVVLAVSRLRLERKWSLGELPQPGDAKLAELAELVADELLLPDEVARLLCAPDAKLLGDTASELARRLNRGLKVEVCSAARGPGTPMAGADGALSASELLGHCLGREGLLPGVTGPVVCLGSPPEPLEVPAHVIALDGGAEASKLGALLALWRGGLDVEWARYAEGRPHQKFRLPGYVFDGTHFPPPRVDDTRPSADAARSTAMSSTSTDFVSVKDLGPVVSAAPGPSDGAPGNSGSAIPNGSAAPGTSNGAWRASDPIIRDHRIAGRLLAPGAALMRAVLLAARRHLPGANALHEVSLHTPALVEDALAYTVDTEPSGRFIVRAGDKALCTGGFSASTAAPGIAFGHPAPAFLSATAEPSELYARLASLGYGYGESLRVLRGIGRSEGKLVARLEGAPNAGDVDAALLDGVLQCGVALAVLDGRLREGSLLIPFFIRRIRFLGPLAGAVTVELANDTVNPRGGDLHADMFVRSPTGAPVLELEGVVFRRVPVGFLDERSARDGASQSRSESAGSNAPYSPSHRGASLHSPPESIDGAGLYAPRWVACDAPPVSSPRGASLLVLPPHVDGETLGRILAEDGPVLVARASKDGRPGELHFNPEDPAGWMHLLRRAAEQLGTFEGPLCIYFLLASAAEPTSSASDLWRQQVHGARALFLLAKAAGASRFKSVRIAVALRDAFSVTPGDSATGYPAAGTAGAARTIALEYKKLRPVIVDFESRATDDVALLRTLRAECLASSGSEHVVAWRSGRRFVPRVARARLGWGDAPYRDGGVFVIVGGAGGIGRKTAAHIAARTRNARIALVGRSAASAEIEQAVRELEASGTGARVRYFSTDVTEHDALAATLARVREELGPIHGVIHSGGVLADRLIFSKEPDSFDRVLRPKVLGAWLLDDLTANDPLDFFIVYSSVVSEVGNVGQVDYAAANAFLDAFMDFRRAQGRPGRSLALNWTLWAEGGMGRDERAIEQLAARGITLLEDAPAFEALDAALTGPEERVLVLGPGDGHPFGERLAAMDAPPAPVVPTPTADTRASEPAAKPGDPVALEAWLTGLIAKRIGADASAVDREESFFALGVESVMVKDIMRELDQRYAGLSPTLLFERPNLRELAVYLTSRSQRTSTPAVPAPGVETPSRSTKSTSSLPARAIAVIGMSGRFPKAPDLEVYWRNLLAGLDCITEIPADRWDYRRYFHPDPTHADTTYGRWGGFIEDVDKFDPLFFNISVREAEQMDPQQRLFLECAWETLEHAGYGNRKLLREANVGLFVGAMWNEYSVITAEQGTFKGRYAGPGSLYWQIANRVSYFLDLTGPSIALDTACSSSLTAVHLACQSILDGECRMALAGGVNLSLHPDKYLYLGQLRFLSTDGRCRSFGEGGTGYVPGEGVGAVLLKPLEQALADGDSIHAVIRGTSVNHGGRASGFTVPNPRQQGKLVETALSRAGVSASELGYIECHGTGTALGDPIEIQGLTQAFAHGGAEGRKQFCAIASAKSSIGHLEAAAGIAGLIKAALCVQRGRIPPNLHSRVKNHDIDFASGPFFVAEEVLDFPSREGSRFAGLSSFGAGGSNAHAVLQWRDDWNIPTADDARPELVFLSAASEPQLVEAARRLHRALSAEHTARHALRDIAGTLAMGRTELVERLAIVASTRAELMSRLESFLSAPSRAVGVTRGSTKERRDTLLGESQEDRDYISGLVTSRNLDKLATLWVRGVSVDLGVLFAGRPWRRVALPTYPFERRRCWIPTAPDAAPTGATVAVLHPLVHTNTSTLRGQRFMTSLSGEELFLAHHVVGGRKLLPAVASLEAARAAAELSGEHAAALRDFVWMRPIVAGDDGCRFEVRLHPGERDLEFSLVEPGGNGDVVYARGRIPRDAPVGAPPFSVDIAALKARAAERLGRSALYARFQLAGFDYGPAFQSIVEVYRAGSESLSRLELPAVAASPALQLHPSLLDGALQTALVLFDEGGDARQPPLPFALGAVELHGMPSGACWAWVRRNESQRLDVTLVDDSGRALVVMRDLVLRRPQEATRPASAPRSEEAAPSPVTGPASAPTDALRTQVEKELLSVYAELLKVAVAELDPEVPVSNYGVESVMMMTVLSRVEALFGRAVEPNAIVEHPAIRDFATYLIEEGVATELASGGAETAHGTCTQGAPPSSSFAPGPSAPATSPSSRFTPEPSLQSSIAGPSSAARFAPSHAAVTSPSARAAPASSSRAPRVAVVAMAGRQPLSANLEEFWRNLTAARRLTREVPEDRLQDFRTAGGLPGDLRHIRFGGFIDAIDLFDASAFGVSDSDALLMDPQQRFLMELSRELFDAAGYRNEELLGRRVSVFIGGAESTYLKRHRASVPDEVAGRMVVSTIQNMLAARISDHYGFTGTSLTVDTACSSSLVAIHNACRDILSGESEMAIAGGVEIILDPFYFTGFARAGVLTDSPNSYVFDERANGFVLGEGAGLVLLKSYEAALRDGDPILALIAGSAVNNDGRTMGLTTPSQERQTELLTSALEVSGLVPTDVTYLEAHGTGTLLGDPIEIRAATKAYGRRAEPWCALGSVKSNVGHSLHAAGVTAFLKTALAVERGVIPATLNCERPHPRFRFEESPFRPNTTTSPWAPPGGVRRAGISSFGFGGTNCHVVLEQFIRDGVPQTRSPLPPTRFQRRSYWLGRTGEERLSRHELLLRLSRGELTPERALELGRQARNLG; encoded by the coding sequence ATGGCCTGTCGGTTTCCCTCGGCGGATGACCCCGCGGAGTTCTGGCGCAACCTCGCCGCGGGGCTCAACTCCGTCACGGAGGTGCCGGCGGACCGCTGGGACGTGGGGCGGTGGTACTCGCCGGACATCGCCGCGCCGAACCGCTCCACCAGCCGCTGGGGTGCGTTCCTTCGTGGCTTCGACCGGTTCGACCACGCGTTCTTCAACGTGTCGCCGCGCGAGGCGCGGACCATGGACCCGCAGCAGCGCCTGCTCCTGGAGGAGACCTGGCACTGCATCGAGGATGCGGGCATCAGCGTCGAATCGCTCGTGCGGGCGCGGACGTCCGTCTACGTCGGCGCGATGGCGATGGACCACTACCAGAGCGTGTACGCGCCGGGAGTGGAGACGGAGAGCCAGTCCGGCGCGGGTGCGTACGCGTGCATGATGGCCAACCGCGTCTCGTACCACCTGGGCGTGAGTGGCGAGAGCATGACGCTGGACACTGCGTGCTCTTCGTCGCTGGTGGCGCTGCACCAGGCGCGGCGGGCGCTGCTGCTCGGTGAGGCGGACTACTGCCTCGTGGCCGGGGTGAGTCTCGACTTCAGTCCGTGGAAGTACGTGTCCTTCGGCAAGGCGCGGATGTTGAGCCCGACGGGGCAGTGCCGCACGTTCGACAAGGACGCGGACGGCTATGTGCCCGGCGAGGGCGTGGGCGTCATCCTGCTCCAACGGTTGGAGGACGCGGAGCGGGACGGGAGCCGGATTCACGGGGTCATCCGGGGCTCGGCGGTGAACCACGTGGGCCGGGCGGCGTCGCTCACGGCGCCACGGGTGGGCGCACAGCGGGACGTCATCCTCGCGGCGTGCCGTGACGCCGAGGTGGAGCCGGAGAGCATCACCTACGTGGAGGCGCACGGGACGGGGACGTCGCTCGGAGACCCCGTGGAAGTCGCCGCGCTCACGGAGGCGTTTCGCACGAGCACGGAGCGGAGTGGCTTCTGTGCCATCGGCTCGGTGAAGACGAACATCGGCCACCTGGAGGCAGCCGCGGGCATTGCCGGGCTCATCAAGACCCTGCTGATGATGCGGCACGAGCGGATACCTCCGACGCTGAACCTGCAGACCCTCAACCCGCTCATCGACTTCGAGCGCTCTCCGTTCATTCCCGCGCGGGTCTCACAGCCGTGGGTCCGGACGAATGGAGAGCCGTTGCGGGCCGGGGTCAGCTCGTTCGGCTTCGGCGGCGTGAACAGCCATGTGGTGGTCGAGGAGTACCGGGCGGACGGCGGACGCACGGCGGAGGACGGGACGCCCTTCGCGTTCGTCCTCTCCGCGAGGACCGAGGCGAGCCTTCGCGAGCTGAAGGCGAGGTGGGCTGAGCGGGTGCGCGCGAAGGACTTCGATGGCGCGGCGCTTCGTGATGCATGCCTGACGCTCCAGGAGACGGGGCGGTCCTTCAAGCGGCGATTCGGCGCGGTGGTCCGGACGCCGGCCGAGCTGGTGATGGCCCTCACGACGGAGGATGCGCCGCCTGCTGGCACGGCGGAGTCCCCTGCCCTCTTCTTCGGCGATGTCCCCGCTGGAGGCCTTGCCGCCGCGCGCGAGCTGCACGGCTGCGACCCGCTGTTCGCCGTGGCCTTCGAGCGGCTCGCCGCGCCACTCGTCCAACGGGGCGGCTGGGGTTCCGTGGAGGCGCTGCTCGCGCTGGGGGATTCGCTGCCGACGGAGCTGCGTCCGGCGCTGGCGCTGTGCGTGCAATGTGCCCTCGCGGAGAGCCTGGCGCAGGCGGGCCTGTCGTACCGGTTGCTCGCTGGGAGCACGGCGGCTGTGCTCGTGGCTTCGGGCGCCCTGCCCTTCGAGGAAGCGCTGCGGGCGCTGCTCCCTGGTGCCGCCGGTGCTCGCGTCACGCTTCGCCGTCCCCGGCGGCCGTGTATCCATCCCGTGTCGGGAGAGGTGCTGGAACCGTGGGAGGCGGACGCCTCGATGCTGCGTGGGCTCGTCTCCGGGTTCCAGGTGGATGGCGAGGGCGTGCGCAGGGCCGCCGCGGAGGCGCGGCTCCTGTTCGGGACGCAGCACACGTTCTCACGTCACCTGGAAGAGTGGAGGCATCCGCTCGCTGCTGTGGGCCGTACGCTGGAGTCGCTACTCGATGGGCCTCCACCCGGTGACGAACGCCTCGCGGCGGTTGTCCTCGCGGTGAGCCGTCTGCGGCTGGAGCGGAAGTGGTCACTGGGTGAGCTTCCGCAGCCCGGTGACGCGAAGCTCGCCGAGCTCGCGGAGCTGGTCGCGGATGAGCTGCTTCTGCCTGACGAGGTCGCGCGACTGCTGTGCGCGCCCGACGCGAAGCTGTTGGGCGATACCGCCAGCGAGCTCGCCCGTCGGCTGAATCGTGGGTTGAAGGTCGAGGTCTGCTCGGCGGCGCGAGGCCCTGGGACGCCGATGGCTGGCGCGGATGGGGCGCTCTCCGCTTCCGAGCTGCTCGGTCATTGCCTCGGACGCGAAGGCCTGCTGCCGGGTGTCACGGGACCGGTGGTCTGCCTCGGGAGCCCTCCCGAGCCTCTCGAAGTTCCGGCGCATGTCATCGCGCTCGATGGAGGTGCCGAGGCCTCGAAGCTCGGGGCACTGCTTGCCCTCTGGCGAGGGGGCCTGGACGTGGAATGGGCCCGGTACGCGGAGGGGCGTCCGCACCAGAAGTTCCGCCTGCCGGGCTACGTGTTCGACGGGACGCACTTCCCGCCGCCCCGGGTCGACGACACGCGCCCAAGCGCCGACGCAGCGAGGTCCACCGCCATGAGCTCCACGAGCACGGATTTCGTCAGCGTGAAGGACCTGGGGCCGGTCGTCAGTGCAGCACCAGGGCCGAGCGATGGCGCACCGGGTAACAGCGGGAGTGCCATACCCAACGGCAGTGCCGCACCAGGAACGAGCAACGGCGCTTGGCGTGCGTCCGACCCGATCATCCGGGACCACCGTATCGCGGGGCGACTGCTCGCACCGGGTGCCGCGCTCATGCGCGCGGTGCTGCTGGCTGCGCGCCGGCATCTGCCGGGCGCCAATGCGCTGCACGAGGTCTCGCTTCACACGCCCGCCCTGGTCGAGGACGCGCTGGCCTACACGGTCGACACCGAGCCGTCCGGTCGCTTCATCGTGCGCGCGGGCGACAAGGCGCTCTGCACGGGCGGTTTCAGTGCGAGCACGGCCGCGCCGGGCATCGCCTTCGGGCATCCAGCCCCTGCGTTCCTCTCGGCGACGGCCGAGCCCTCGGAGCTCTACGCGCGCCTCGCGAGTCTGGGGTACGGCTATGGCGAGAGCCTCCGCGTGCTCCGCGGCATCGGGCGGTCGGAGGGCAAGCTCGTCGCGCGCCTCGAAGGCGCTCCAAATGCTGGAGACGTGGATGCGGCGCTGCTCGACGGTGTCCTCCAGTGCGGCGTGGCGCTCGCGGTGCTGGACGGACGGCTGCGGGAGGGCTCGCTGCTCATTCCGTTCTTCATCCGGAGGATTCGCTTCCTGGGGCCGCTTGCCGGCGCGGTGACGGTGGAGCTCGCGAACGACACCGTGAACCCGCGTGGTGGAGACCTCCACGCCGACATGTTCGTGCGCTCGCCCACGGGTGCACCTGTGCTGGAGCTCGAAGGCGTGGTCTTCCGCCGCGTGCCGGTCGGGTTTCTCGATGAGCGAAGCGCCCGCGATGGTGCCTCCCAATCACGGAGCGAAAGCGCAGGCTCGAATGCGCCCTACTCACCCTCGCACCGAGGCGCTTCGCTTCACAGCCCGCCCGAGAGCATCGACGGCGCCGGTCTGTACGCGCCTCGCTGGGTGGCCTGCGATGCACCGCCCGTGTCCTCGCCCAGAGGCGCTTCGCTCCTCGTCCTGCCTCCTCATGTGGACGGCGAGACGCTCGGGCGCATCCTCGCGGAGGACGGCCCCGTGCTCGTGGCGCGTGCCTCCAAGGACGGTCGTCCTGGAGAGCTTCACTTCAACCCCGAGGACCCTGCTGGCTGGATGCACCTCCTGCGCCGTGCCGCCGAGCAGCTCGGCACGTTCGAAGGACCGCTTTGCATCTACTTCCTCCTCGCGTCGGCTGCGGAGCCCACCTCCAGCGCGTCGGACCTCTGGCGGCAGCAGGTCCATGGAGCACGAGCACTCTTCCTTCTCGCGAAGGCGGCGGGAGCCTCGCGCTTCAAGTCCGTGCGAATCGCGGTCGCGCTCCGTGACGCATTCTCCGTCACCCCGGGCGACTCGGCCACTGGGTACCCAGCGGCGGGCACGGCAGGCGCGGCTCGAACCATTGCGCTCGAATACAAGAAGCTCCGTCCAGTCATCGTCGACTTCGAGTCGCGTGCCACGGACGACGTCGCGCTCCTGCGCACGCTTCGCGCGGAATGCCTCGCGAGCTCCGGCTCCGAGCATGTCGTCGCGTGGCGGAGCGGTCGCCGATTCGTTCCCCGCGTCGCGCGTGCGCGGCTCGGCTGGGGTGACGCGCCCTATCGTGACGGCGGCGTCTTCGTCATCGTCGGCGGTGCCGGCGGGATTGGCAGGAAGACCGCCGCGCACATCGCCGCGCGGACGCGGAATGCACGCATCGCGCTGGTGGGCCGCTCCGCCGCGTCGGCGGAAATCGAGCAGGCCGTGCGCGAGCTGGAGGCCAGCGGCACCGGAGCCCGCGTCCGCTACTTCTCCACCGACGTCACGGAACATGACGCGCTCGCGGCGACCCTCGCTCGGGTGAGGGAGGAGTTGGGGCCCATCCACGGAGTCATCCACTCGGGTGGCGTCCTCGCGGACCGGCTCATCTTCAGCAAGGAGCCGGACTCGTTCGACCGCGTGCTCCGGCCGAAGGTCCTCGGAGCGTGGCTGCTGGACGACCTCACCGCGAACGACCCGCTCGACTTCTTCATCGTCTACTCGTCGGTCGTCTCGGAGGTCGGCAACGTCGGCCAGGTCGACTACGCCGCGGCGAACGCGTTCCTCGATGCGTTCATGGACTTCCGCCGGGCCCAAGGCCGTCCGGGGCGCAGCCTGGCCCTGAACTGGACCCTCTGGGCGGAGGGCGGCATGGGCCGCGATGAGCGGGCCATCGAGCAGCTCGCCGCACGCGGCATCACGCTCCTCGAGGATGCTCCCGCCTTCGAGGCGCTCGATGCGGCCCTGACCGGCCCCGAGGAGCGGGTTCTCGTCCTCGGTCCAGGGGACGGGCATCCCTTCGGTGAACGGCTTGCCGCCATGGACGCGCCACCCGCGCCCGTGGTGCCCACGCCCACCGCAGACACTCGCGCCTCCGAGCCCGCCGCGAAGCCGGGCGACCCCGTGGCCCTCGAAGCCTGGCTCACCGGCCTCATCGCGAAGCGCATTGGCGCGGATGCCTCGGCGGTGGACCGCGAGGAGTCGTTCTTCGCCCTCGGCGTCGAGTCCGTCATGGTGAAGGACATCATGCGGGAGCTGGACCAGAGGTACGCCGGCCTCTCGCCGACGCTCCTCTTCGAGCGGCCCAACCTCCGCGAGCTGGCCGTCTACCTCACCTCTCGCTCCCAGCGCACGAGCACTCCCGCCGTGCCCGCGCCCGGTGTGGAGACGCCGTCCCGGTCGACGAAGTCCACGTCATCCCTCCCCGCGCGGGCCATCGCGGTCATCGGCATGAGCGGGCGCTTCCCGAAGGCGCCTGATCTCGAGGTCTACTGGCGCAACCTGCTCGCCGGGCTCGACTGCATCACCGAGATTCCCGCCGACCGTTGGGACTACCGCCGCTACTTCCATCCCGACCCGACACACGCGGACACGACGTACGGACGCTGGGGCGGGTTCATCGAGGACGTCGACAAGTTCGACCCGCTCTTCTTCAACATCTCCGTCCGCGAGGCGGAGCAGATGGACCCGCAGCAGCGCCTCTTCCTCGAGTGCGCCTGGGAGACGCTGGAGCACGCGGGCTACGGCAACCGGAAACTGCTGCGCGAGGCGAACGTCGGCCTCTTCGTCGGCGCGATGTGGAACGAGTACTCGGTCATCACCGCCGAGCAGGGCACCTTCAAGGGGCGCTATGCGGGGCCCGGCTCGCTCTACTGGCAGATTGCAAACCGCGTCTCGTACTTCCTCGACCTCACGGGGCCGAGCATCGCGCTCGACACGGCGTGCTCGTCGTCGCTCACCGCCGTGCACCTCGCCTGTCAGAGCATCCTCGATGGCGAGTGTCGCATGGCGCTCGCAGGTGGCGTGAATCTCTCGCTGCATCCGGACAAGTACCTGTACCTCGGGCAGCTCCGCTTCCTGTCCACGGATGGGCGCTGCCGGAGCTTCGGCGAGGGCGGGACGGGCTACGTGCCGGGTGAAGGCGTGGGCGCCGTGCTGCTCAAGCCGCTGGAGCAGGCGCTCGCGGACGGTGACTCCATCCACGCGGTGATTCGCGGCACGTCGGTGAATCACGGTGGCCGCGCATCCGGATTCACGGTGCCCAACCCCCGGCAGCAGGGGAAGCTCGTCGAGACGGCGCTCTCACGTGCGGGCGTGTCCGCGTCCGAGCTTGGCTACATCGAGTGCCATGGCACGGGGACCGCGCTCGGCGACCCCATCGAAATCCAGGGGCTGACCCAGGCGTTCGCGCACGGCGGCGCGGAGGGCCGGAAGCAGTTCTGCGCCATCGCCTCGGCGAAGTCCTCCATCGGCCACCTCGAAGCGGCCGCCGGTATCGCGGGGCTCATCAAGGCAGCCCTCTGCGTGCAGCGAGGAAGGATTCCTCCGAACCTCCACAGCCGCGTGAAGAACCACGACATCGACTTCGCATCGGGGCCGTTCTTCGTCGCGGAAGAGGTGCTCGACTTCCCCTCGCGCGAGGGCTCCCGCTTCGCGGGGCTCAGCTCGTTCGGCGCGGGTGGCTCGAATGCGCACGCCGTCCTGCAGTGGCGCGACGACTGGAACATCCCGACCGCCGATGATGCGCGGCCGGAGCTGGTCTTCCTCTCCGCCGCCAGCGAGCCGCAGCTCGTGGAAGCAGCCCGGCGACTGCACCGAGCGCTCTCGGCAGAACACACGGCGCGACATGCCCTGCGCGACATCGCAGGGACGCTGGCCATGGGACGCACCGAGTTGGTGGAGCGCCTCGCCATCGTAGCGAGCACTCGCGCGGAGCTCATGAGCCGGCTGGAGTCGTTCCTCTCCGCACCCTCGCGTGCGGTGGGAGTCACACGCGGAAGCACGAAGGAGCGGCGCGACACCCTGCTCGGAGAGAGTCAGGAGGACCGCGACTACATCAGCGGCCTCGTCACGAGCCGCAACCTGGACAAGCTCGCCACGCTATGGGTGCGCGGAGTCTCGGTGGACCTGGGAGTGCTGTTCGCCGGCCGGCCGTGGCGCCGTGTCGCGCTGCCGACCTATCCGTTCGAGCGCCGCCGCTGCTGGATTCCCACTGCGCCCGACGCGGCACCAACGGGAGCGACCGTGGCCGTGCTGCATCCGCTGGTGCACACGAACACCTCGACGCTGCGGGGGCAGCGCTTCATGACGTCCCTGTCCGGCGAGGAGTTGTTCCTCGCGCACCACGTCGTCGGAGGAAGGAAGCTGCTCCCGGCCGTGGCCTCTCTTGAGGCAGCGCGAGCCGCGGCGGAGCTGTCGGGTGAGCACGCGGCGGCTCTGCGCGACTTCGTCTGGATGCGCCCCATCGTCGCGGGTGACGACGGGTGCCGCTTCGAGGTCCGCCTGCATCCAGGGGAGCGAGACCTGGAGTTCTCCCTCGTCGAGCCAGGTGGGAACGGCGACGTCGTCTACGCCCGGGGCCGGATTCCGCGCGACGCTCCAGTGGGTGCTCCGCCGTTCTCCGTCGACATCGCGGCCCTGAAGGCGCGCGCGGCGGAGCGCCTGGGGCGAAGCGCGCTCTACGCCCGGTTCCAATTGGCCGGCTTCGACTACGGGCCTGCCTTCCAGTCCATCGTCGAGGTGTACCGGGCAGGCTCGGAGTCGTTGTCGCGATTGGAGCTTCCAGCGGTCGCGGCTTCTCCCGCGCTCCAGCTCCATCCGTCGTTGCTTGACGGAGCCCTCCAGACGGCGCTCGTGCTCTTCGATGAGGGCGGCGATGCGCGCCAGCCTCCGCTTCCGTTCGCACTGGGCGCGGTGGAATTGCACGGCATGCCGTCCGGAGCGTGCTGGGCCTGGGTACGTCGCAACGAGTCCCAGCGGCTTGATGTGACGCTCGTGGATGACTCCGGCCGGGCGCTTGTGGTGATGCGGGACCTCGTGCTGCGGCGTCCGCAAGAGGCCACCCGTCCGGCGAGTGCGCCACGGTCCGAGGAGGCCGCACCATCACCTGTGACGGGCCCTGCCTCCGCGCCGACAGACGCTCTGCGCACGCAAGTCGAGAAGGAGCTCCTGTCGGTCTACGCCGAGCTCCTGAAGGTCGCCGTGGCGGAGCTGGACCCCGAGGTGCCGGTCAGCAACTACGGGGTCGAGTCGGTGATGATGATGACCGTCCTCAGCCGCGTGGAGGCGCTGTTCGGCCGCGCGGTCGAGCCGAACGCCATCGTCGAGCACCCGGCGATTCGTGACTTCGCCACGTACCTCATTGAAGAGGGGGTGGCCACCGAGCTCGCCTCGGGCGGTGCTGAGACTGCCCATGGCACCTGCACACAGGGCGCCCCGCCGTCGAGCAGCTTTGCTCCCGGGCCTTCTGCGCCTGCCACTTCGCCATCCAGTCGTTTCACTCCCGAGCCCTCGCTTCAGTCATCCATTGCGGGTCCCTCATCCGCTGCTCGCTTCGCTCCTTCGCATGCGGCGGTTACGTCACCCTCCGCGCGCGCTGCTCCCGCGAGCTCCAGCCGCGCGCCACGCGTGGCCGTGGTCGCCATGGCGGGCCGGCAGCCACTCTCCGCGAACCTCGAGGAGTTCTGGCGCAACCTCACCGCCGCGCGCCGCCTCACGCGCGAGGTGCCGGAAGACCGCCTCCAGGATTTCCGCACGGCCGGCGGCCTTCCCGGCGACCTGCGCCACATCCGCTTCGGTGGCTTCATCGACGCTATCGACCTCTTCGATGCCTCGGCCTTCGGCGTGTCCGACTCGGACGCGCTCCTCATGGACCCACAGCAGCGGTTCCTGATGGAGCTGAGCCGTGAGCTGTTCGATGCCGCCGGCTATCGCAACGAGGAACTGCTCGGTCGCCGCGTCTCCGTGTTCATCGGCGGAGCGGAGAGCACGTACCTCAAGCGGCACCGGGCCAGCGTCCCCGACGAGGTCGCCGGGCGGATGGTGGTGAGCACCATCCAGAACATGCTCGCCGCGCGCATCTCGGACCACTACGGGTTCACCGGCACGTCGCTGACAGTCGACACGGCGTGCTCGTCGTCGCTCGTGGCCATCCACAATGCCTGCCGCGACATCCTCTCCGGCGAGTCGGAGATGGCCATCGCGGGCGGTGTGGAGATCATCCTCGACCCGTTCTACTTCACGGGCTTCGCGCGCGCGGGCGTGCTCACCGACAGCCCCAACTCGTACGTGTTCGACGAGCGAGCCAACGGCTTCGTCCTGGGCGAAGGCGCGGGGCTCGTCCTCCTCAAGTCCTACGAAGCGGCGCTGCGCGACGGAGACCCCATCCTCGCCCTCATCGCCGGCTCGGCCGTGAACAACGACGGCCGCACGATGGGGCTGACCACGCCGAGCCAGGAGCGCCAGACGGAGCTCCTCACCTCGGCGCTCGAAGTGAGCGGCCTCGTCCCCACGGACGTGACGTACCTCGAAGCGCATGGCACTGGGACGCTGCTCGGAGACCCCATCGAGATTCGCGCCGCGACCAAGGCCTACGGCCGGAGGGCGGAGCCGTGGTGCGCGCTCGGGAGCGTGAAGTCGAACGTCGGCCACTCGCTGCACGCGGCCGGAGTGACTGCCTTCCTGAAGACGGCCCTCGCCGTGGAACGTGGCGTGATTCCCGCCACCCTGAACTGTGAGCGTCCGCATCCCCGCTTCCGGTTCGAGGAGTCGCCGTTCCGTCCGAATACGACCACCTCGCCCTGGGCTCCGCCGGGCGGCGTCCGGCGGGCGGGCATCAGCTCCTTCGGCTTCGGCGGCACGAACTGCCACGTCGTGCTGGAGCAGTTCATTCGCGACGGGGTTCCACAGACGCGCAGCCCCCTTCCTCCAACGCGCTTCCAGCGGCGCTCCTACTGGCTCGGCAGGACCGGTGAAGAGCGCCTGTCGCGGCACGAATTGCTCCTCCGCTTGAGCCGCGGCGAGCTCACGCCGGAGCGGGCGCTCGAGCTCGGGCGCCAGGCGCGGAACCTCGGCTGA